In the Magnolia sinica isolate HGM2019 chromosome 15, MsV1, whole genome shotgun sequence genome, one interval contains:
- the LOC131227856 gene encoding uncharacterized protein LOC131227856 has product MPEAHPLLRPASKLQAPSLEELAVPKRNRQKTSSKSKGKVGPSFPVVVEVDEEEAAAEPVLDAAVTAIGTAVREEASPTETQGVVEPSVEARSTKTEEISCPSADPSGVQEEEGHSLRRAVEEVLPWAD; this is encoded by the coding sequence ATGCCTGAAGCTCATCCTTTACTAAGGCCCGCTTCCAAACTCCAGGCACCTTCCCTAGAAGAACTAGCAGTGCCAAAAAGGAACAGGCAAAAGACCTCCTCCAAAAGCAAGGGGAAGGTCGGCCCTTCTTTCCCCGTTGTGGTGGAGGTTGATGAAGAGGAAGCGGCCGCGGAGCCCGTCCTTGATGCTGCTGTTACGGCAATCGGGACGGCCGTTCGGGAAGAGGCTTCCCCTACTGAGACACAGGGAGTTGTTGAGCCTTCTGTGGAGGCTCGTTCCACAAAGACTGAAGAGATCAGCTGTCCTTCAGCTGATCCTTCAGGAGTTCAGGAGGAAGAAGGTCACAGCCTTCGCAGAGCTGTTGAAGAGGTCCTCCCTTGGGCAGATTAG